The nucleotide sequence ATTAGCAGTGGTTTTTGCATTTATAGCAGGATTTTTTCTTTGGACTCAAGTAATGACAGGCGGAGGCCCAGGAATGCCTCATGGACCTGAAGGTGAGTTTATGACCTTTAAGCATGGAGCTTTTCATGGAGTTTTAGTTGCTGTAATGGTAGTGTTACCTGTATTTGCAACAAATGCCTTGTTCGAAATGAAATCGGCTAAGTACGTACTAATTAATGTAGGGTATTGGGTTTTAACTTTTGCGTTAATGGGAGGATTGCTTAACGCTTGGGCTTAAAAGGAAGTAGAATATTAAATTAAGAGGCTTTTATAGCCTCTTTTTTTGTTTTAAAAGGTGTATGCTGCCTAAACTCCTTTATTTTTACTCTTTTAATTAGTAGCTTAATAATTGCATTAATGAATGGTTTTTTATGTTTTATATAACAGGTTAAATCTGTTGGAATAGCGCCTATGGTTGTTTTTATTTCAGAAGCTGTTCGTCCAAAATTAATATGAGACACACGTTTTTCAATACCAATTCGTACATAATCATTTAAAATTCTTGGGTAAATAGCGTGTTCTCTATTTAAGCTATAATTCAAACCAATAAAATGAGCATCTAAATGATTATTATTTGCTAAGGCAGAAAGGAAGCCTACTAATTCGTTTTTAAAAAAATAAGCCTTTACTATAAAATCATCATGATATCTCTCTCGTAAATGTATATAGGTATCTAAATTTAAAACTTGTGCATTAAAATTGGCATTAGCAATAGTATTTTCATATAGCGATTGAAGCTGGTCTTTATAAATTGCAAAATCTTCCTCAGTAAATAAACGTGCGGTTAAAGAACTACTAGATGTATCAGCTTTATTAACTTTTACTCGATATTTAGACTTTAAATTGTTTTTATAATCATCAAAGTTTTTCCAGTCATTGTCAAGTTTCAAAATTAAATTTGGTTCAATGCGCATTGCAGTAAAGCCAAAATCTTCAAAATAACATGTTAAAGGTAAAGAGTCTTTTAAAAAATCTTTTAAGACAATTGCATGAAGGGGTTTAATGCTTCTTGCAATTGAATTTATTTCAGTTGCGATAACATCTATGATTTTAATTTTATCGGTTTCATTTTTTAGATAAAGACCATGTTCACCACTTAAAAAAATGTTTCCATTTGTCATAATTTTCATAGAATTATTACAGAATAGCCTATGAAATATCTTTTTTAACCAACTAGCTAATTTTATATTTTTTAAAATGACGTCTACACTTAACTCAATGGTTTGAATTAGAGCTAAAGCAATGGCATTGTCATTCTTCTCTACAACAATGTATTTGAAATCTATGTTTGGGTTAGAGACTTCGAACGAATTAAGAAATTCTGGACTAAAATAGACATTACTGGTACATCCAAGTTCTCCCCATTGTTTAGAAGAAATTGCACTTACAGTATTATAGGTAACTACTTTAAAATGATTCATCGTAGTATTAGTCTCAACTTTTTTAATTCCCTACAAACTACAATTTTTCAATTTGAGACTTAGCTGCTTTAATAGTTTTTTGTGAGTTACCAATAAAAATTTGATTGTCTAAAATAATTACTGGACGTTTTAAAAAAGTATAATGATCTAAAATGTAGTGTTTATAATCGGCTTCTTTAAGCGACTGGTTTTTTAAATCCATTTCTTTATAAAGCTTAGCTCTTTTGCTAAAAAGAGCTTCATAATTACCTGCTAATTTATGCATTTCTTCTAACTGAGAAACAGTAATTGATTGTTCTTTGATGTCTTGAAGCACAAAATCAGAAGGAAGATTAAGCTCCTTAATAATACGTATGCACGTATTACAAGTTTTTAAAAAGTATATTTTTTTCATGATAAACAAACATTAACTTTACAAAGAAAATCAATTAAGATTAATACTTATATTTTTAATTAAATAAAATGAATTACCAATTTGATATCACTTTAAAAAACAGAACTATTTTAAACTCTTTTTTTGAGAAATGTTCATTAGAAGAACTGAACAAAGTTCCAGAAGGATTCAACAACAACATCATTTGGAATTTAGCACATGTAATAGTAACTCAGCAGCTTTTAGTGTATGGCTTATCTGGATTGCCTATGATGACAAATGATGATTTAGTGGCCAAATATAGAAAAGGCACGAAAGTAGAAGGAAATGTTACGCAAAAAGAAGTTGAAGAGATTAAGGGTCTATTATTTTCTACATTGAAACAAACCGAAGAAGATTATAAAAAAGGAGTATTTAAACAATATAACACTTATACAACATCTACCAATAGTACAATGACAAATGTTGAAGAAGCAATTGCTTTTAATAATTTTCATGAAGGCATTCACCTAGGGTATATTTTAGCATTAAAAAGAGCATTATAGCATTATGGATTATTTTTCAGTAGTAGCAGTCTTAACAGTTTTATCGGCAGTTTTCGGATATATAAATGTTAAGTTTTTAAAATTACCAATTACCATAGGTTTAATGATTATTACAATTGTATTTACTCTTATAATTGTGGTTATTGGTCAATTTGATGATACCTTATTAATTAGAGAAAAAGAACTCATCTCTCAAATAGATTTTAAAACTGTGTTACTTGATATTATGCTAAGTTTTCTGCTTTTTGCAGGAGCATTACATACTAATTTCGCACAGCTAAAAGTTCAACGATGGCCAGTATTTGTATTCGCAACACTAGGTGTATTGATGTCAACTTTTTTGGTTGGAATTATTATGTTTTATGTACTTCAATTAGTAGGATTACAAGTAGATTTTATTTACTGCTTGCTGTTTGGAGCCTTAATTTCACCAACAGATCCTATTGCAGTACTTGGAATATTGAAAAAAGCTGGAGTGCCTAAAAAACTGGAGACTAAAATTGTTGGAGAATCTTTGTTTAATGATGGTGTTGGGGTTGTTATATTTTTAACAATTTTTAAAATAGCCGAAGGAGGAAGTGATGTTACTTTAGGATACATTACTGAAATGTTTGCTGTAGAAGTACTAGGAGGAATTGTTTTAGGTTTAATTCTTGGGTGGATTACATATAGAATGATGCGCTCTATAGACGATTATGAAGTAGAGGTTATTATTACTATAGCGGCTGTAATGGGGGGAACACTTCTAGCTCAAAGTTTGCATATGTCTGCACCATTAGCAATGGTAACTGCAGGACTCATAGTTGGCAATGATACTGTTAGAAATTCTGCAATGTCTGAAATTACTGAAGCTTATGTTGATAAATTTTGGGAACTTATAGATGTGTTTTTGAATACCATTTTATTTGTAATGATTGGTATGGAAATGTTAGTATTAACATTTGAAGGTAGTTATATCATAGCTGGTTTATTAGGGATTCCAATTGTACTTTTAGCAAGATTTGTATCTCTTTGGGGGCCAATTAAATTTTTTGATAAAAAACTAGAGTTTGTTCCTAATACTAATATTATTATGACTTGGGGAGGCTTAAGAGGTGGTATTTCTATTGCATTAGCTTTAAGTTTAACTCAAGAAATGCATAAGGAATTGTTTTTAGTAATTACTTATATAATTGTAGCATTTTCAATAATAGGACAAGGTTTAACCGTAGAACCAATTGTTAAAAAACTAACAAAGCCTAAAGACTAGTAAATTTTTAAGAAACTTTCTATAGCTTCAAAAGGCACTGTAAATTCAGTAATTCCATCAGCGTAAGATGCTATTTCGTAAACATTATAGAAAAAGACAACACCTTCGTCATTAAAGCCAATATTTGCAGGAAGAGAAAAAGGTTTTCCGAAAAAATAATTAACTTCACTGCCTTTGATTTCTTCTTCAAAATATGTTTTTGCAACCTTAATTAAACCTTCTTTATCGATAAATAAATCATCAAGATTTAAGAGAGTTCCCGAGGAGTCAAAATTAAAAAAAGTGACATTTAAATTTCCATGTGCACCACCAGAATTAATATAACCATTTATTGCAATAGAGATAAGTTCAGATGATTGGTAAGTCACTTCCCCATCAACACTAGCATCCCAAACCATGGCATTTTCACCAAAACCGTCTTTAAAAGATTTATATTCAGAATCAAAGGTTTTTATAGCATATTTTAATTGAAGTGTATCTGAGGGTTCTTCAAGAAATACCAACATATTTGCAATATGGTTTTCAATTGTTTTGTTAATTGCTTTAGCTTGAGCCGAAGCACCTTCTGCTTTAGGGATGTTTAGCTCTATGATAGCATTATCTTCATGAAGGGTATTTGTTTCACTAAAACTTACTAAGGTTGTTTCTTCACAAGAAAAGACCATTATTAATAAAAATAAAGCAGCATATTTTGTTTTCAACACAATTATTTTGAATTAATACTATAAAGATATTGTATACTTTTGAATACAACGAATTATATATACATTTGTTGCAAATAATTAGAAAGATGAAGTTTAATACCAAGACCATTCATGGAGGCCAAGAACATGATCCTGCTTATGGAGCAGTAATGCCTCCAATTTATCAAACATCTACGTATGCCCAAAGTACTCCTGGAGGTCATAAAGGGTTTGAATACTCAAGAACTCACAATCCAACACGTAAGGCTCTAGAAAATGCTTTTGCAAGTATTGAAAATGGAAATTATGGTTTGGCTTTTGGCTCTGGATTAGCAGCTATTGATGCAGTAATTAAACTTTTAGAGCCTGGAGACGAGGTCATTTCTACTAACGATTTATATGGAGGAACGTATCGTTTGTTTAAGCATATTTTTGAAAAATTTGGAATTAAATTTCATTTCGTTGGAATGGAAAGTGTTTCTAATGTGGAAGAAAAAATTAATGCAAACACAAAATTAATTTGGACAGAAACACCTACAAATCCAATGCTAAATATTATTGATATAAAAGCATTAGCAACTGTAGCTAAAAAGCACAATGTGTTGTTGGCTGTCGATAATACTTTTGCAACACCATATTTACAGCGACCATTAGATTTAGGAGCAGATATAGTAATGCACTCTGCTACAAAATATTTAGGAGGCCATAGCGATGTTGTTATGGGAGCACTCATGTTAAGAGACGAAAAACTAGCCGAAAAGCTTTATTTTATTCAAAATGCAAGTGGAGCTGTATGTGGACCTCAAGACAGTTTTTTAGTACTTAGAGGCATAAAAACATTGCATGTTAGAATGCAGAGACACTGTGAAAATGGTAAAGCAGTAGCTGAATATTTAGCATCTCATCCAAAAATAGAAAAAGTGTATTGGCCTGGTTTTAAAACTCATCCAAATTATAACATAGCAAAAGAACAAATGAAAGATTTTGGAGGAATGTTATCTTTTACGACAAAAGGGAACAATTATGAAAAGTCAATTAAGATAGTTGAAAACCTAAAAATATTTACACTTGCCGAATCCTTAGGAGGTGTTGAATCACTTTCTGGTCATCCAGCTAGTATGACGCATGCAAGTATTCCTAAAGAAGAACGTGAAAAAACAGGAGTTGTAGATTCTTTAATTAGATTAAGCGTTGGAATTGAAGACGAAAAAGATTTAATAGACGATTTAAAGCAGGCGCTTAGTTTAATCTAGATAATAGATATAACCTACATTAAGCCATAATAACCAATCGTTAAATTTATTTGATTCCAGTTGGTGGTTTAAACCATCGACCCAGTCATTTCCGTAATATTGCCATCTAAGATCTATCATAAGGTCTGATAGTACTCCAATTTTATATCTAGTACCTATACTTGTTACAATTGACCATCCGCTAACGGGTTCGTTACTTACAGATCCATCTTGCCAAAAAGAGTAAAAGTTATTAGAATTGTTAATATCGCCATCTCCATAGGTTGTTGAGACTTCAGGGGTAGAATAAGTATAATGAACTCCAAGACTTATAAAAGGTGCAAACCTATAAGCGAAACCTTGAAAATCTCGAATACTTTTTGGAAAAAACTCAATTTGAGTTCCAACATCAAAATTTTCGGCAACACCTTTATGAGCCCTTAATTGGTTAGCTTCAGTAGTAGTTTTATGAGGAGCTACCCA is from Pontimicrobium sp. SW4 and encodes:
- a CDS encoding sodium:proton antiporter, which codes for MDYFSVVAVLTVLSAVFGYINVKFLKLPITIGLMIITIVFTLIIVVIGQFDDTLLIREKELISQIDFKTVLLDIMLSFLLFAGALHTNFAQLKVQRWPVFVFATLGVLMSTFLVGIIMFYVLQLVGLQVDFIYCLLFGALISPTDPIAVLGILKKAGVPKKLETKIVGESLFNDGVGVVIFLTIFKIAEGGSDVTLGYITEMFAVEVLGGIVLGLILGWITYRMMRSIDDYEVEVIITIAAVMGGTLLAQSLHMSAPLAMVTAGLIVGNDTVRNSAMSEITEAYVDKFWELIDVFLNTILFVMIGMEMLVLTFEGSYIIAGLLGIPIVLLARFVSLWGPIKFFDKKLEFVPNTNIIMTWGGLRGGISIALALSLTQEMHKELFLVITYIIVAFSIIGQGLTVEPIVKKLTKPKD
- a CDS encoding ArsC/Spx/MgsR family protein, which encodes MKKIYFLKTCNTCIRIIKELNLPSDFVLQDIKEQSITVSQLEEMHKLAGNYEALFSKRAKLYKEMDLKNQSLKEADYKHYILDHYTFLKRPVIILDNQIFIGNSQKTIKAAKSQIEKL
- a CDS encoding DinB family protein, with product MNYQFDITLKNRTILNSFFEKCSLEELNKVPEGFNNNIIWNLAHVIVTQQLLVYGLSGLPMMTNDDLVAKYRKGTKVEGNVTQKEVEEIKGLLFSTLKQTEEDYKKGVFKQYNTYTTSTNSTMTNVEEAIAFNNFHEGIHLGYILALKRAL
- a CDS encoding DUF3298 and DUF4163 domain-containing protein, which produces MKTKYAALFLLIMVFSCEETTLVSFSETNTLHEDNAIIELNIPKAEGASAQAKAINKTIENHIANMLVFLEEPSDTLQLKYAIKTFDSEYKSFKDGFGENAMVWDASVDGEVTYQSSELISIAINGYINSGGAHGNLNVTFFNFDSSGTLLNLDDLFIDKEGLIKVAKTYFEEEIKGSEVNYFFGKPFSLPANIGFNDEGVVFFYNVYEIASYADGITEFTVPFEAIESFLKIY
- a CDS encoding cystathionine gamma-synthase gives rise to the protein MKFNTKTIHGGQEHDPAYGAVMPPIYQTSTYAQSTPGGHKGFEYSRTHNPTRKALENAFASIENGNYGLAFGSGLAAIDAVIKLLEPGDEVISTNDLYGGTYRLFKHIFEKFGIKFHFVGMESVSNVEEKINANTKLIWTETPTNPMLNIIDIKALATVAKKHNVLLAVDNTFATPYLQRPLDLGADIVMHSATKYLGGHSDVVMGALMLRDEKLAEKLYFIQNASGAVCGPQDSFLVLRGIKTLHVRMQRHCENGKAVAEYLASHPKIEKVYWPGFKTHPNYNIAKEQMKDFGGMLSFTTKGNNYEKSIKIVENLKIFTLAESLGGVESLSGHPASMTHASIPKEEREKTGVVDSLIRLSVGIEDEKDLIDDLKQALSLI
- a CDS encoding glutamate dehydrogenase, translated to MLNLKQLVSLICILTFFQVSFAQLGFSHEIGVIAGPVQFRSDFGQRQNEKNNFGNSGYGIGVIHYLNFAYSADCNCYTTYNYFSDHFKLRNEISYNKTQLEHLGAWVAPHKTTTEANQLRAHKGVAENFDVGTQIEFFPKSIRDFQGFAYRFAPFISLGVHYTYSTPEVSTTYGDGDINNSNNFYSFWQDGSVSNEPVSGWSIVTSIGTRYKIGVLSDLMIDLRWQYYGNDWVDGLNHQLESNKFNDWLLWLNVGYIYYLD
- a CDS encoding DUF1761 domain-containing protein — translated: MEEFDVNWIALIVAAIIPLVTGFTWYHPKVFGTAWMKESGMTEEKAKNMNPGKTYGLAVVFAFIAGFFLWTQVMTGGGPGMPHGPEGEFMTFKHGAFHGVLVAVMVVLPVFATNALFEMKSAKYVLINVGYWVLTFALMGGLLNAWA